One stretch of Flavobacterium sp. 9 DNA includes these proteins:
- the ilvC gene encoding ketol-acid reductoisomerase — MANYFNTLPLRLQLEQLGVCEFMEQSEFADGIAALAGKKVVIVGCGAQGLNQGLNMRDSGLDISYALRADAIAEKRASYKNATENGFKVGTYEELIPTADLVCNLTPDKQHTAVVTAIMPLMKQGSTLSYSHGFNIVEEGMQIRKDITVIMCAPKCPGSEVREEYKRGFGVPTLIAVHPENDPNGFGLDQAKAYAVATGGHKAGVLKSSFVAEVKSDLMGEQTILCGLLQTGSILCFDKMVEKGIDAAYASKLIQYGWETITEALKHGGITNMMDRLSNPAKIEAYELAEELKDIMRPLFQKHQDDIISGEFSRTMMIDWANDDVNLLKWRAATGETNFEKTAPQEAPISEQEYFDNGVLMIAMVKAGVELAFETMTEAGIIEESAYYESLHELPLIANTIARKKLFEMNRVISDTAEYGCYLFDHACKPLLTEFMKTVETNIIGKPFSTSNGVDNAILIAVNKEIRQHPIEEVGAWLRESMTAMKKIG, encoded by the coding sequence ATGGCAAATTATTTCAACACATTACCACTTAGATTACAATTAGAACAATTAGGAGTTTGCGAATTTATGGAGCAATCTGAATTTGCAGACGGAATTGCTGCACTTGCAGGAAAAAAAGTTGTCATCGTAGGTTGTGGTGCACAAGGTTTAAATCAAGGTTTAAACATGAGAGATTCTGGTCTGGATATTTCTTATGCATTGCGTGCAGATGCAATCGCTGAAAAAAGAGCTTCTTATAAAAATGCTACTGAAAACGGTTTTAAAGTAGGTACTTATGAAGAATTAATTCCAACTGCTGACTTAGTTTGTAACTTAACTCCGGATAAGCAACATACTGCTGTAGTTACCGCCATTATGCCATTAATGAAACAAGGATCGACATTATCATATTCTCACGGTTTTAATATTGTTGAAGAAGGAATGCAGATTCGTAAAGATATCACAGTTATTATGTGTGCTCCTAAATGTCCTGGTTCTGAGGTTCGTGAAGAATACAAAAGAGGATTTGGTGTACCAACTTTAATTGCAGTTCACCCTGAAAATGATCCAAACGGTTTTGGTTTAGATCAAGCAAAAGCTTACGCTGTAGCAACTGGAGGACATAAAGCAGGAGTTTTAAAATCATCTTTCGTAGCCGAAGTAAAATCAGATTTAATGGGTGAGCAAACTATCCTTTGCGGATTATTGCAAACGGGATCTATTTTATGTTTTGATAAAATGGTCGAAAAAGGAATCGATGCTGCATATGCTTCAAAATTAATTCAATACGGATGGGAAACTATCACTGAAGCTTTGAAACATGGTGGAATCACAAATATGATGGATCGTCTTTCAAATCCTGCAAAAATCGAAGCTTATGAACTTGCTGAAGAATTAAAAGACATCATGCGTCCATTATTCCAAAAACACCAAGATGATATTATTTCTGGAGAATTCTCAAGAACTATGATGATTGACTGGGCTAATGACGATGTGAATTTATTGAAATGGAGAGCTGCAACGGGAGAAACTAATTTTGAAAAAACAGCTCCACAAGAAGCTCCAATTTCTGAACAAGAATATTTTGACAATGGAGTTTTGATGATTGCTATGGTTAAAGCTGGTGTTGAATTAGCTTTCGAAACAATGACTGAGGCAGGAATCATCGAAGAATCAGCTTATTATGAGTCATTACACGAATTGCCTTTGATTGCAAATACAATTGCAAGAAAAAAATTATTCGAAATGAACCGCGTTATTTCGGATACAGCTGAATACGGTTGTTATTTATTTGACCACGCTTGTAAACCATTATTGACTGAGTTTATGAAAACGGTTGAAACTAATATTATAGGAAAACCATTTTCGACTTCAAATGGAGTGGATAATGCTATTTTAATTGCAGTAAACAAAGAAATTCGTCAACATCCTATCGAAGAAGTAGGAGCATGGTTGAGAGAATCAATGACTGCAATGAAAAAAATTGGATAA
- the ilvN gene encoding acetolactate synthase small subunit, with protein MEDKTFTISVYSENNVGLLNRISGIFLKRHINILSLNVSESEIENVSRFIIVVNTTEKWVQNIVGQIEKQIEVIKAFYHTDEETIYLENALFKIASSLLFDEKQIQNIIKDSQSTIVTVSRDFFVISKSGRRSEIEDLYEKFKPYGIMQFVRSGRISVSKEKMEISTLLETFK; from the coding sequence ATGGAAGATAAAACATTTACCATATCGGTATATTCAGAAAATAACGTGGGCTTGTTGAATAGAATATCAGGAATATTCTTAAAGCGTCACATTAATATATTAAGTTTAAACGTTTCAGAATCAGAAATCGAGAATGTTTCGAGATTTATCATTGTAGTAAATACAACTGAGAAATGGGTTCAGAATATCGTAGGACAAATTGAAAAACAAATCGAAGTTATAAAAGCTTTTTATCACACAGATGAAGAGACTATTTATTTGGAAAATGCATTATTCAAAATTGCTTCAAGTTTGTTATTCGATGAAAAACAAATTCAGAATATCATCAAAGACAGTCAGTCTACAATTGTTACTGTTTCTCGTGATTTCTTTGTGATTTCGAAATCAGGAAGACGTTCAGAAATTGAAGATTTGTACGAAAAATTTAAACCTTACGGTATTATGCAATTCGTGCGTTCAGGAAGAATATCAGTTTCTAAAGAAAAAATGGAAATTTCGACTTTGTTAGAAACATTCAAATAG
- the ilvD gene encoding dihydroxy-acid dehydratase: MELNKYSKTITQDPTQPAAQAMLYGIGLTEEDLKKAQVGIVSMGYDGNTCNMHLNDLAKDVKKGVWDADLVGLIFNTIGVSDGISNGTEGMRYSLVSRDVIADSIETVAGAQWYDSIIAIPGCDKNMPGALIAMGRLNRPSLMVYGGSIHSGKWKGETLNIVSAFEALGKKVRNEITPEDFKGVIQNACPGAGACGGMYTANTMSSAIEALGMSLPYSSSNPALSQEKRDECLAAGAAIKILLEKDIKPKDIMTRKAFENAITIVAVLGGSTNAVMHLIAMAHSVGITITLDDFQAINDRTPVLADMKPSGKYMMEDIHEVGGIPSVMKYLLKVGLIHGDCLTVTGKTVAENLASTPDLQDGQEVIHEIQKALKPTGNIQVLYGNLASEGAVAKISGKEGEYFEGPAVVFEGEFEVIPGLEAGKIKPGNVVVIRYCGPKGGPGMPEMLKPTSAIIGAGLGSTCALITDGRFSGGSHGFVVGHITPEAYDGGGIALVKDGDLIAIDAVNNTINLKISDEEFAARKAAWVQPPLKVTKGVLLKYARSVSSASTGCVTDN, translated from the coding sequence ATGGAATTAAATAAGTACAGCAAAACCATCACTCAAGATCCTACACAGCCTGCGGCGCAAGCTATGTTATACGGTATTGGTTTAACTGAAGAAGATCTGAAAAAAGCACAAGTTGGAATTGTTAGCATGGGTTACGATGGTAACACTTGCAATATGCACTTGAATGATTTAGCAAAAGATGTTAAAAAAGGTGTTTGGGATGCAGATCTTGTCGGACTTATTTTTAATACTATTGGTGTTAGTGACGGAATCTCAAACGGAACTGAAGGAATGCGTTATTCATTAGTTTCTCGTGACGTAATTGCAGATTCTATTGAAACAGTTGCAGGAGCACAATGGTACGATAGTATTATTGCAATTCCTGGCTGTGATAAAAATATGCCTGGAGCGTTGATCGCAATGGGAAGATTAAACCGTCCGTCTCTTATGGTTTACGGAGGTTCAATTCACTCTGGAAAATGGAAAGGTGAAACACTAAATATTGTATCAGCTTTTGAAGCTTTAGGAAAAAAAGTGAGAAACGAAATTACTCCAGAAGACTTTAAAGGAGTTATCCAAAATGCTTGTCCCGGAGCTGGTGCTTGTGGTGGAATGTATACGGCAAATACAATGTCGTCTGCAATTGAAGCATTAGGGATGAGTTTGCCATATAGTTCTTCAAATCCTGCTTTGAGTCAGGAAAAAAGAGACGAATGTCTTGCTGCAGGAGCTGCAATTAAAATATTATTAGAAAAAGATATTAAGCCAAAAGATATCATGACGCGCAAAGCTTTTGAAAATGCTATTACAATTGTAGCAGTTTTAGGAGGTTCTACAAACGCAGTTATGCACTTAATTGCAATGGCACATTCTGTTGGTATTACAATTACTTTAGATGATTTTCAGGCAATTAATGACAGAACACCTGTTTTGGCAGACATGAAGCCAAGTGGTAAATATATGATGGAAGATATTCATGAAGTTGGAGGAATTCCTTCAGTGATGAAATATTTATTGAAAGTAGGACTTATTCACGGAGATTGTTTGACTGTAACAGGAAAAACAGTTGCCGAAAATTTAGCTTCAACTCCGGATTTACAAGATGGACAAGAAGTAATTCACGAAATTCAAAAAGCGTTGAAACCAACTGGAAATATTCAGGTTTTATACGGAAATCTTGCCTCTGAAGGTGCTGTAGCAAAAATCAGCGGAAAAGAAGGAGAATATTTTGAAGGTCCAGCTGTTGTATTTGAAGGTGAATTTGAAGTAATTCCAGGTCTTGAGGCCGGAAAAATAAAACCCGGTAATGTAGTCGTCATCAGGTATTGTGGACCAAAAGGTGGTCCGGGGATGCCTGAAATGCTGAAGCCTACATCTGCGATTATTGGAGCCGGATTAGGTAGCACCTGTGCTCTTATCACAGACGGTAGATTCTCTGGAGGTTCACATGGCTTTGTCGTAGGACACATTACACCAGAGGCTTATGATGGTGGAGGTATTGCTTTAGTAAAAGATGGAGATTTAATCGCGATCGATGCTGTAAATAATACAATCAACCTGAAAATATCTGACGAAGAATTTGCAGCAAGAAAAGCGGCTTGGGTTCAACCGCCGTTGAAAGTTACAAAAGGAGTTTTACTTAAATATGCAAGATCGGTTTCAAGTGCTTCTACAGGTTGCGTTACCGATAATTAA
- the leuB gene encoding 3-isopropylmalate dehydrogenase has translation MNLKIAVLPGDGIGPEVILQAKKALYAIGEVYNHEFVFEEALMGAIAIDKTGNPLPEQTLNLCLNTDAVLFGAIGDPKYDNNPNAKVRPEQGLLKLRKELGLFANIRPIKPYKSLLDASPLKREIIEGADFTIFRELTGGAYFGAKTLNEEGTHASDLCEYSEEEITRIAHLAFKSAQNRRKKLTMVDKANVLETSRLWRKVVQKVSEGYPDVALDFLFVDNAAMQIILNPKQFDVILTENLFGDILSDEASVITGSIGLLASASLGEKNALFEPIHGSYPQAKGKNIANPIASILSAAMLLEHFGLFTEANVIYKAVEKAIEYKVVTVDLKPDSKFGTNEVGEFVSNFIFSKDDLLYFNNDNVSIGQSTIV, from the coding sequence ATGAATTTGAAAATAGCAGTTTTACCAGGAGACGGAATTGGACCAGAGGTAATTTTACAAGCCAAAAAAGCCTTATATGCAATAGGCGAAGTGTATAATCATGAATTTGTTTTTGAAGAGGCGCTTATGGGAGCGATCGCTATCGACAAAACAGGAAATCCACTGCCGGAGCAAACTCTAAATCTGTGTTTGAATACAGATGCAGTTTTGTTTGGAGCAATTGGAGATCCTAAATATGATAATAATCCAAATGCAAAAGTTCGTCCGGAGCAAGGATTATTGAAGCTTCGTAAAGAACTGGGTTTGTTTGCTAATATTCGTCCTATAAAACCTTATAAATCATTGCTTGATGCTTCTCCTTTAAAAAGAGAAATTATCGAAGGTGCTGATTTTACAATTTTCAGAGAATTAACGGGTGGAGCTTATTTTGGAGCTAAAACTCTAAATGAAGAAGGAACTCACGCTTCGGATTTATGCGAATATTCAGAAGAAGAAATTACAAGAATTGCACATTTAGCTTTTAAATCGGCACAAAACCGACGCAAAAAACTAACAATGGTTGACAAAGCAAATGTTTTGGAAACTTCAAGATTGTGGAGAAAAGTGGTTCAGAAAGTAAGTGAAGGATATCCGGATGTAGCTTTAGACTTTTTATTTGTGGATAATGCAGCAATGCAGATTATCTTAAATCCGAAGCAATTTGATGTGATTTTGACAGAGAATTTATTCGGAGATATTTTATCAGATGAAGCAAGTGTAATTACAGGTTCTATCGGATTATTGGCTTCGGCTTCTTTAGGAGAAAAAAATGCTTTGTTTGAGCCAATTCACGGTTCTTATCCACAAGCAAAAGGAAAAAATATTGCTAATCCAATCGCTTCAATTTTATCAGCAGCAATGTTGTTAGAGCATTTCGGATTGTTTACAGAAGCAAATGTGATTTATAAAGCTGTTGAAAAAGCAATTGAATACAAAGTTGTTACGGTTGACTTAAAACCAGATTCAAAATTTGGTACAAATGAAGTAGGGGAGTTTGTTTCTAATTTCATTTTTAGCAAAGATGATCTGTTATATTTCAATAATGACAATGTAAGTATTGGTCAATCTACAATAGTTTAG
- the ilvB gene encoding biosynthetic-type acetolactate synthase large subunit has product MRISGAEAVIRCLLEEGVDLIYGYPGGAIMPVYDELYKFQDQLHHVLVRHEQGATHAAQGYARATGKVGVAIATSGPGATNLVTGIADAQIDSTPLVCITGQVGRHLLGSDAFQETDIIGISTPVTKWNFQITEASQIPEIIAKAFYIARSGRPGPVLIDITKNAQFDEFDFSYEKCTGIRSYVPVPKLNLDKVAEAAALINNAKKPFIVFGQGIILGQAEEQLKAFIEKSGVPAGWTILGLSALPTDHPLNVGMLGMHGNYGPNLLTNECDVLIALGMRFDDRVTGKLSTYAKQAKVIHFEIDPAEVDKNVKTEVAVLGDVKEALNAILPLIEAKSHDLWHNEFKELYKIEVETVIEEELNPTNGKGISMGETLEMINKHSKGDAIIVSDVGQHQMFACRYAKFNSTKSNITSGGLGTMGFALPAAIGAKMGRPDREVVAIIGDGGFQMTIQELGTIFQTQVPVKIVVLNNEFLGMVRQWQELFFDNRYASTKMINPNFVAIAEGYHIKSKKVTEREDLDAAVAEMMASKDSYFLEVMVEKENNVFPMIPTGACVSEIRLS; this is encoded by the coding sequence ATGAGAATATCAGGGGCAGAAGCCGTTATAAGATGTTTGTTAGAAGAAGGAGTAGACTTAATTTATGGTTATCCAGGTGGAGCAATCATGCCGGTTTACGACGAATTGTATAAATTTCAAGATCAGTTACACCACGTTTTAGTACGTCACGAACAAGGTGCAACACATGCAGCTCAAGGTTATGCAAGAGCTACAGGAAAAGTAGGGGTTGCGATTGCGACTTCTGGACCAGGAGCAACAAATTTAGTTACAGGAATCGCTGATGCTCAGATAGATTCAACTCCGCTAGTTTGTATTACAGGACAAGTAGGCAGACATTTATTAGGATCTGATGCTTTTCAGGAAACGGATATTATCGGAATTTCGACTCCGGTAACCAAATGGAATTTTCAGATTACTGAAGCTTCTCAAATTCCTGAGATTATTGCAAAAGCCTTTTATATCGCACGTTCTGGACGTCCTGGACCTGTTTTGATCGATATTACGAAAAATGCTCAGTTTGATGAGTTTGATTTTAGCTATGAAAAATGTACAGGAATTAGAAGTTATGTTCCGGTTCCGAAATTAAATTTAGATAAAGTGGCCGAAGCTGCTGCTTTAATTAATAATGCTAAAAAACCTTTTATTGTTTTTGGTCAGGGAATTATTCTTGGTCAGGCCGAAGAACAATTAAAAGCTTTTATCGAAAAATCAGGAGTACCAGCTGGTTGGACTATTTTAGGACTTTCGGCTTTGCCAACAGATCATCCATTAAATGTTGGAATGTTGGGAATGCATGGAAATTACGGTCCAAATTTATTGACTAATGAATGTGATGTTTTAATTGCATTAGGAATGCGTTTTGACGACCGCGTTACAGGTAAATTAAGCACATATGCAAAACAGGCAAAAGTAATTCACTTTGAAATTGATCCTGCAGAAGTTGATAAAAACGTAAAAACAGAAGTTGCCGTTTTAGGAGATGTAAAAGAAGCTTTGAACGCAATATTGCCATTAATTGAAGCAAAATCGCATGATTTATGGCATAATGAATTTAAAGAATTGTACAAAATCGAAGTTGAAACGGTTATAGAAGAAGAGTTAAACCCAACGAATGGTAAAGGAATTTCGATGGGAGAAACGCTTGAAATGATTAATAAACACTCAAAAGGTGATGCGATAATTGTTTCAGATGTTGGTCAGCACCAAATGTTTGCTTGTCGTTATGCTAAATTTAATTCAACCAAAAGTAATATTACTTCTGGAGGATTAGGAACAATGGGATTTGCTTTGCCAGCTGCAATTGGAGCAAAAATGGGTAGACCAGATCGTGAAGTTGTAGCTATCATTGGAGACGGTGGTTTTCAGATGACAATTCAGGAATTAGGAACTATTTTCCAGACACAAGTTCCCGTAAAAATCGTGGTATTAAACAACGAGTTTTTAGGAATGGTACGTCAATGGCAAGAATTGTTTTTTGATAACAGATATGCTTCAACAAAAATGATTAATCCAAATTTTGTCGCTATTGCGGAAGGATATCATATCAAATCTAAAAAAGTAACAGAAAGAGAAGATCTTGATGCAGCTGTCGCAGAAATGATGGCTTCAAAAGATTCGTATTTCTTAGAAGTTATGGTAGAAAAAGAAAACAATGTTTTCCCAATGATTCCAACAGGAGCATGTGTTTCTGAAATTAGATTAAGCTAG